A window of the Mucilaginibacter sp. cycad4 genome harbors these coding sequences:
- a CDS encoding SusC/RagA family TonB-linked outer membrane protein translates to MKQNLLKLSRLFILFVVCMLTYGSTYAQSLTIRGIVLDETNHPLPGVSVQVKGTTIGAVTGTEGRFTLAAAKGQVLTFKFIGYVPQEVTISTETNISVQLKSDSKALSEVVVTAYGVKKEVRRLGYTVQEVKGPELVKAREPNPINSLAGKVAGLTVGTNAELLGRPEIVLRGSKDLLFVVDGSPINSDTWNISPDDIDTYTVLKGPNAAALYGSRGINGAIIITTKKGTNDKKGWEVNINSSTLFEGGLIAAPEAQTEYGRGNAYHYEYQAKDNSNVYVPAADALYDNGNRLGEYGPRFDGQLLRQYDSPYNPVTGVRTPTPWTARGKNNFDNFRQTGLISTNNLAVAASGSNYNTRFSYTHMYQKGMFPNTKLNSDNFSLNASYNITPRLTIDGSINFNKQYTPNIPDVSYGPNSYIYMFKVYGSADYDVRDLEDIYKGPMGVQDLVQYAQEYGRLNNPWFMAKKWLRGHDKTDIYAYLRLNYKITSDLNLSLRSQVSTWNQQRTEQVPSSANLNAYTSWYKFGWYGDYREDDRKLFENNTDLQLNYNKTFGKWSVSGLVGANSRSFTYNSFYGTTRALALPNVYVLSNSVQAPLSYTWDSKMQVYSGYYSFDIGFDKYFNINTTGRLDKLSTFPSNKPPFFYPSASISSAISDYVKLPEVISFLKVRASVADIKSGLTQSTVGTAYKQVTGITTSTLLNYGTELYSSYDGPSYTNQDAASYSTLYNNQASVTYSNTKANSSLNPFNRVSYEGGVDIKFLNNRLGLDVTYFDTQNGPQIYQFPIAPSTTFSTYNQNAVTTKRAGWELSLTGSPIRNKDGFSWDVNINYSTFKETLSKIGYGSSNTIALGSGNHNYAVGDRVDEVYGTKYLRDGNGNIVYDASGVLLKASGSNSQLYGSLGHLNPDFTFGINNRFSYKNFTFSFQVDGRIGGVIYDYNFYATRQGGTDLSTVQGVIGAARLAEWNSTKVGTQAPTPSLLGNESGAGVKIVSGTPKFQNGVISNLSELTFAPNTTPITVQSYLNGNVKSIDEQYMISRSFAKLREVTIGYNFPSKFLKGSLIKAASISLVGRNLLYFAARKDFDIDQYASGYNSTDNTTGGAAANGALQSTTARRYGFNLNVTF, encoded by the coding sequence ATGAAACAAAATTTACTTAAACTTTCACGATTGTTTATTCTTTTTGTGGTATGCATGCTTACTTATGGCAGCACATACGCGCAAAGTTTAACTATCAGAGGTATCGTATTAGACGAAACCAATCATCCTTTACCAGGCGTAAGTGTGCAGGTTAAAGGCACTACCATTGGCGCGGTAACTGGTACCGAAGGCCGCTTTACACTCGCTGCCGCTAAAGGCCAGGTGTTAACTTTTAAATTTATAGGTTATGTTCCCCAGGAAGTAACCATTAGCACTGAAACTAACATCTCCGTTCAGTTAAAATCCGATTCCAAAGCATTATCGGAAGTTGTTGTAACGGCTTATGGTGTAAAAAAAGAAGTTAGAAGACTTGGTTACACCGTTCAGGAAGTTAAAGGCCCGGAATTGGTTAAAGCACGTGAACCCAACCCTATTAACTCATTAGCAGGTAAAGTTGCAGGTTTAACAGTAGGTACAAACGCCGAATTATTAGGCCGCCCTGAAATTGTTTTACGTGGCAGCAAGGATTTACTTTTTGTGGTTGACGGCAGCCCGATCAACTCGGATACCTGGAATATCAGCCCTGATGATATCGATACTTATACCGTATTAAAAGGCCCCAATGCTGCGGCATTGTATGGTTCAAGAGGTATAAATGGTGCAATTATCATCACCACTAAAAAAGGTACCAATGATAAAAAAGGCTGGGAAGTTAACATCAACAGCAGCACACTGTTTGAAGGCGGCTTAATTGCTGCGCCGGAAGCACAAACAGAATACGGTCGTGGTAACGCTTATCATTATGAGTACCAGGCAAAAGATAACAGCAACGTTTACGTACCTGCTGCCGATGCTTTATACGATAACGGTAACCGTTTAGGCGAATACGGTCCTCGTTTTGATGGCCAGCTGTTACGTCAGTACGATAGTCCTTACAACCCGGTTACTGGCGTACGCACACCTACACCATGGACAGCCCGCGGTAAAAATAACTTTGATAACTTCAGGCAAACTGGTCTTATTTCTACAAATAACTTAGCAGTTGCTGCCAGTGGCTCAAATTATAATACAAGGTTTTCCTATACCCACATGTATCAAAAGGGTATGTTTCCCAACACAAAGTTGAACTCTGATAACTTCAGCCTTAATGCCAGCTATAATATTACACCAAGGCTAACTATTGACGGAAGCATCAACTTCAATAAACAATATACTCCAAACATTCCTGATGTTAGCTATGGCCCTAACAGCTACATTTATATGTTTAAGGTTTACGGCTCGGCAGATTATGATGTACGTGACCTTGAAGATATTTATAAAGGCCCGATGGGTGTTCAGGACCTTGTACAATACGCACAGGAATATGGCCGTTTGAATAACCCATGGTTCATGGCCAAAAAATGGCTGCGTGGTCATGACAAAACTGACATTTACGCTTATTTACGTTTAAATTATAAAATTACGTCAGACTTGAATTTGAGCTTACGCTCACAGGTATCAACCTGGAACCAGCAAAGAACAGAACAGGTACCTTCATCAGCTAACTTAAATGCTTATACCTCATGGTATAAATTTGGCTGGTATGGTGACTATCGTGAAGACGACCGTAAGTTGTTTGAAAACAATACCGACTTACAATTAAACTATAACAAAACCTTTGGTAAATGGTCAGTAAGCGGTTTAGTAGGTGCTAACTCACGTTCATTTACTTATAATTCATTCTACGGCACTACACGTGCTTTGGCTTTACCTAACGTGTATGTGTTGTCAAACTCAGTACAGGCACCGCTTTCATATACCTGGGACTCAAAAATGCAGGTTTATAGCGGTTACTACTCATTTGATATCGGTTTTGACAAATATTTTAATATTAATACAACGGGTCGCCTCGATAAATTGTCGACATTTCCAAGTAACAAGCCTCCTTTCTTTTATCCTTCAGCTTCAATCTCTTCAGCTATATCCGATTATGTGAAATTGCCAGAAGTGATCAGCTTCCTGAAAGTAAGGGCTTCGGTTGCCGATATTAAAAGCGGTTTAACACAATCAACAGTTGGTACTGCTTATAAACAAGTTACCGGTATCACTACCAGTACGTTATTAAATTACGGTACTGAGTTATACAGCTCATATGATGGCCCAAGCTACACCAACCAGGATGCGGCATCATATTCAACTTTATATAATAACCAGGCTTCGGTTACTTATTCAAATACCAAGGCTAACTCAAGTCTTAACCCATTCAACCGGGTATCTTATGAGGGTGGTGTGGACATCAAATTCCTTAACAATCGTTTAGGTTTGGATGTAACTTACTTTGATACTCAAAACGGTCCGCAGATCTATCAATTCCCGATTGCGCCTTCAACTACTTTCTCTACTTATAACCAAAATGCGGTTACCACGAAAAGAGCTGGCTGGGAATTATCATTAACCGGTTCGCCTATCCGCAACAAAGACGGATTTTCATGGGATGTAAATATTAACTACTCTACCTTTAAAGAAACATTATCAAAAATTGGTTATGGATCAAGCAACACCATAGCTTTGGGAAGCGGCAACCACAACTATGCAGTTGGCGATAGAGTTGATGAAGTATATGGTACTAAATATTTAAGAGATGGTAACGGCAATATTGTATATGATGCAAGCGGCGTGTTGCTGAAAGCATCGGGCTCAAACAGCCAATTATACGGATCATTAGGCCATTTAAACCCTGACTTTACATTTGGTATCAATAACAGGTTTTCATATAAAAATTTCACATTCAGTTTCCAGGTTGACGGCCGTATTGGTGGTGTTATTTACGATTATAACTTCTATGCAACCAGGCAGGGTGGTACCGACCTTTCAACCGTTCAGGGTGTGATTGGTGCAGCACGTTTGGCCGAGTGGAATTCAACCAAAGTTGGTACACAAGCGCCTACCCCTTCGTTGTTAGGTAACGAAAGCGGTGCCGGTGTTAAAATTGTTAGCGGTACACCTAAATTTCAAAATGGTGTTATCTCAAACTTAAGCGAGCTTACCTTCGCTCCAAACACAACACCTATTACGGTTCAAAGCTATTTGAATGGTAACGTTAAATCTATTGATGAGCAATACATGATCAGCAGGTCATTTGCCAAATTACGTGAGGTGACTATTGGTTATAATTTCCCTTCAAAGTTTTTAAAGGGTAGCTTGATTAAAGCAGCTTCGATATCATTAGTCGGCAGAAACCTGTTGTATTTCGCAGCACGTAAAGATTTCGATATCGATCAGTATGCTTCGGGTTATAACTCAACCGATAACACAACGGGAGGTGCTGCGGCAAACGGTGCGCTGCAAAGCACAACAGCCCGCAGATACGGGTTTAACCTTAACGTAACATTCTAA